Genomic DNA from Sphingobium sp. WTD-1:
CACGCGCCGTCGGACGCCACCGTGCTCAATGCCGGCCAGATGTTCGCCCAGGCCATGCGCGACTGGCATTATCCGCAGGCCGACGTGCCACAGATCGATCCCAAGGGTGATGTCCGCGCGCAACTGGGCGAATGGCACCGCGCCGTCGCCACCCAATTTTACGGCCGGCCGATCGATCTGGCCGACGCCATCATGATGGATAGCTTCCTCTATTTCATGTACCCGCATATGGGGCTGTGGCTGTCGGAATCCGTGCCCTTCACCTATCAGTTCCTGCCGCACGAAACCGATCCCGAACAAAGCTGGTTCGACGTCCGCCTGCTGCTGCCCTGTCCCGAAGGACGCCCGACCCCGCCCTCGGCGCCGGCGGTCGTGCTGGACGCGGACCAGAGCGTGTTCCAGCACTGCCCCGATTTCGGCTTTCTGGGCTTCGTGTTCGATCAGGACATGTCCAACATGCCGCTGATCCAGAAGGGCGCCCACTCGGCCGACCCCGCCAGCCCGCGCACGCGGCTGGGCGCCTATCAGGAAATGATCATCCAGCACTGGAACAAGGTGATGGACGATCAGATTGCCCAGGGTGAGGCAGCCAAGGGCTGATCCTGGCGGCGGCCGGGCCGCTTATCCCAGGCCCGGCAGGCCGCCCGTCCGGATCGGCAGGCTGGCCTTCAGCCGCGCGCGAAACGCATCGTCATCCCCGGCCGCCGCGCCCATCCGGTCCAGCAGCGGCCGGGTCGCCACGCTGACGACGATCGCGCCGCTCAGCGCCATGAACAGATGATCGGCATCCGCCTGCCCGGACTGCCCGGCCAGATGGTCGACCAGGATCGGACGCAGCCGGTCATGGATCGGCTTGACCAGCCGGGCATAGCTGTCTTCCGATCGGGCGCTGTCCAGCACCACTTCGCGCAGGATGAAGGCGGCGAGATCCGGCGTATCGCACAGCAAGTCGATCAGCAGGCCGATCGCCTGATCGATCCGCCGATCCCCCCGCCCCTCATCCGCATCCGGCAAGATCGCCAGTTGCGCGATCAGCCGCTGCGACAGCCGATCGACCACGGCCTGCCACAATTGCAGTTTCGATCCGAAATGATGCGCGATCATCGCCGCGTCGACCGACGCCTGCGCCGCGATCTGCCGCACACCTACCGCATCAAAGCCATGCGCCGCGAATTGCGCCGTCGCGGCGTCGAGCAGCGCATCCGCGACTGACGCCCCCTCCCCGACCTCGGTGGATCGCGGACGTCCACGTCGTTTTTGCCGCATCGGCGCGGTCGAGGAAGAAACAGGCATCATGCGACTTTATTCTGCAATCGTTGAATATTGCAAGAATGGCATGATCTGGGACGCGCGTCAGCGCAGCGCGCGGACATCCTTGCGCGAGAGCGTGGTCTTGACCGTGTCGCCGTCGAGCGACAGCGTATCGCCCGGAATGACGATCATCTTGCTGCCCAGGATCAGCTGGACGCCAGTCACAGTGTCGTTCGCGGTCAGCACCCGGTCCACCTTGCCGAGCACGACACCATCGGACGAGACGACGGGCGCATTGCGCGGGATCGCCAGAGGTTCGGCCGCGACTGCGCCGGCGCTCAGGAGGGCAATTGCAGCAACAAGGGCACGAACGATCATGGGTCTCTCCATCAGAATTTGGAGCGACCCATGCTATAAATAGTATGCTAGCACAACATTAATTTTGCGGTGCATCAATCACCGGGAAGATGTCCCACTTCGTTGAAACTGCGCAGCTTCCAGCCACCGTCTCGATCGACGATCAGGCGCGAGATCGACGCATTCTCCGTCGCCATGAAGGCAAAGGCCCGACTGCCCGTGGTCTGACGGCAGATTTCCGCAATCGTCGCCGCATGGCTGAAGACCACGGCAGTCTCGCCGGCGTCGATCGCATCGCAGACCATGGTCAGGCCCCGACGGACGCGCGCAGAAAAGGCTTCGCCCCGTTCGGCATTGGGAATGACGTCCCAGCTTTCCTCGACGAACATGCGTGACACCAGCGGATGCCCGGCGGCCGCATGGTCATAGAAACTATGCTCCCAGTCCCCCAGATGCACCTCGCGCAGATCATCGATGCAGCGTGGCGCGATCCCGGTCGCCCGTGCCAGCGGCGCCGCCGTCTGCTGCGTGCGTTGCAGCGGCGTCACCATGATCGCGGCGATCGCCTCGCCGGCCAGCGCCTGCGCGACCGCCTCGGCCTGCCGTTCGCCATCGGCCGTCAGCGGCGGATTGCTGATCGTCAGGTCGCCCAGCGCGATCACATGTGCAGTGGCGCCGGTGCTCGAACCATGGCGCACCAGAATGATCTGCCGCGCGTCGGCCGGCAGCGTGAAACGCTGCTGCGCACCCTGCGCCCGGCGATGATGGTCGTCCTGCGAAGATGTCATGAAATGCCCCAATATTGAGAAT
This window encodes:
- a CDS encoding histidine phosphatase family protein, which encodes MTSSQDDHHRRAQGAQQRFTLPADARQIILVRHGSSTGATAHVIALGDLTISNPPLTADGERQAEAVAQALAGEAIAAIMVTPLQRTQQTAAPLARATGIAPRCIDDLREVHLGDWEHSFYDHAAAGHPLVSRMFVEESWDVIPNAERGEAFSARVRRGLTMVCDAIDAGETAVVFSHAATIAEICRQTTGSRAFAFMATENASISRLIVDRDGGWKLRSFNEVGHLPGD
- a CDS encoding TetR/AcrR family transcriptional regulator, encoding MMPVSSSTAPMRQKRRGRPRSTEVGEGASVADALLDAATAQFAAHGFDAVGVRQIAAQASVDAAMIAHHFGSKLQLWQAVVDRLSQRLIAQLAILPDADEGRGDRRIDQAIGLLIDLLCDTPDLAAFILREVVLDSARSEDSYARLVKPIHDRLRPILVDHLAGQSGQADADHLFMALSGAIVVSVATRPLLDRMGAAAGDDDAFRARLKASLPIRTGGLPGLG